A window of Thermoplasmata archaeon contains these coding sequences:
- a CDS encoding 4Fe-4S binding protein encodes MNKTPNRDGTGPYGKGPISGRRRGNCYQRSGKDLDYSRNKSLKGKITAHIDNDKCIKCMKCVSVCPEKAIEGTIKKYTKVREEICKGCGECIKVCPVNAISLHEFKGSDRSISEDRINVDNVNAEESLIEKKKMLEEKIRQIKEKINSI; translated from the coding sequence GTGAACAAAACGCCTAACAGAGATGGAACTGGACCATATGGAAAAGGGCCTATATCTGGCAGAAGACGAGGTAACTGTTATCAGCGATCCGGGAAAGATTTGGATTATTCTAGAAACAAATCTTTAAAAGGGAAAATAACAGCACATATTGACAATGATAAGTGCATAAAATGTATGAAATGCGTCTCTGTTTGCCCTGAAAAAGCTATTGAGGGTACTATAAAAAAATATACAAAAGTTAGGGAGGAAATTTGCAAGGGATGTGGAGAGTGCATAAAAGTGTGTCCTGTAAATGCAATATCTTTGCACGAATTTAAGGGGTCAGATAGATCTATAAGTGAGGATAGAATAAACGTCGATAACGTTAACGCAGAAGAAAGTTTGATTGAAAAAAAGAAAATGCTAGAAGAAAAAATAAGACAGATTAAGGAAAAAATAAACTCTATCTAA
- a CDS encoding MBL fold metallo-hydrolase, protein MSKLIFLGTGGGRYVTFHQTRATGGIYLKSDLNIHIDPGPGSLIQLKKAKIDPTKTDLLLVSHAHTDHVSDAAVLIEAMTNGGLIRHGKLICSKSVVEQCSSITSFHKKIIDYLVLENGEKFSKMGIEIEAIKTYHNDPTSIGFKINTKNGIITYISDTYYNTQLHKDITGTRVLILAVTRPLTSSIPYHLNTNDAALIVQESRPELAILTHFGMKFLAENPEFQARYIENKTGVKTVSARDLMTFNIQKEISIS, encoded by the coding sequence ATGAGCAAGCTAATATTTTTAGGAACTGGTGGTGGCCGATATGTAACTTTTCATCAGACCCGAGCTACTGGTGGAATATATTTAAAAAGCGATCTAAATATTCATATAGATCCTGGCCCAGGATCTCTGATACAGCTAAAAAAGGCAAAGATAGATCCGACAAAAACCGATTTGCTGCTCGTTTCACATGCCCATACAGATCATGTATCAGATGCGGCTGTATTAATTGAGGCAATGACTAATGGTGGCTTAATAAGGCACGGAAAACTGATCTGCTCAAAAAGTGTGGTGGAACAATGCTCATCAATAACATCTTTCCACAAGAAGATAATAGATTACCTGGTATTGGAAAATGGAGAAAAGTTCAGTAAAATGGGTATTGAGATCGAGGCGATAAAAACGTATCATAATGACCCTACCTCAATAGGATTCAAGATAAACACTAAAAACGGGATCATAACCTATATCAGTGATACATACTATAACACCCAGCTACATAAAGACATAACCGGCACGAGGGTATTGATTCTTGCCGTAACCAGGCCGTTAACATCTTCTATACCCTATCATTTGAACACAAACGATGCAGCGTTGATAGTGCAGGAATCCAGACCGGAACTGGCCATATTAACTCATTTTGGCATGAAGTTTCTTGCTGAAAATCCAGAATTTCAGGCCAGATACATCGAGAACAAAACTGGAGTTAAAACCGTTTCTGCTAGAGACTTGATGACTTTCAATATTCAAAAAGAGATCTCTATCTCCTGA
- a CDS encoding UbiX family flavin prenyltransferase, which produces MKILIGVSGASGAIYAYTLLKNIKEEKHLIVSEHAKELIEFELNLKIDKFRKLADHCYDDNDLSAPVSSGSFKIDTMVIVPASVSTISKIANGIADTLITRAAAVSLKERRKLIIVFREMPLSTIHLKNMYELSLAGAMIVPAAPAFYTKPKSIEDLTEQVSGRVMDMIGLESNIPRWTKSLSKNE; this is translated from the coding sequence ATGAAAATACTGATTGGGGTATCAGGTGCATCTGGTGCTATATATGCCTATACATTACTTAAAAATATTAAGGAGGAAAAACATCTAATTGTATCTGAGCATGCTAAAGAGTTGATAGAATTTGAATTGAACTTGAAAATCGATAAATTTAGAAAACTGGCAGATCATTGTTATGATGACAATGACCTGTCTGCTCCAGTCTCTTCAGGCAGCTTCAAGATCGATACAATGGTAATAGTGCCAGCAAGCGTTTCTACAATATCCAAGATTGCTAACGGCATAGCAGATACTTTAATTACGAGAGCTGCAGCAGTAAGCTTAAAAGAACGGAGAAAATTAATAATAGTTTTCAGAGAGATGCCTTTAAGCACAATACATCTAAAAAATATGTATGAGCTGTCTCTGGCAGGAGCTATGATCGTTCCCGCAGCACCCGCATTTTATACTAAGCCAAAGTCGATAGAAGATCTGACAGAGCAGGTGTCTGGCAGAGTAATGGATATGATAGGTTTAGAATCAAATATACCGCGATGGACCAAGAGCTTGAGCAAAAATGAATGA
- a CDS encoding metal-dependent transcriptional regulator, translated as MVTIKNNETTVQLEDYLLIIFELEESYNIAKLTKIANILNLTPGAVNDELKRLERQRLITKVPYVGVKLTDKGLKRAVPLIRKHRIAESLVFDILKVPWKDAHNMVKKLEHGISDDLEPYILGKLKTTETCPHGNPIPSASKPFSLSNEPAINEIEAGNKIKVKRIVFEEPPVLEYLDSIKLRPGNIYEIVKSDKKGVTIKDVRGNDHFLDLSIARVIKCEIL; from the coding sequence ATGGTTACTATTAAAAATAATGAAACAACTGTTCAGTTAGAAGATTATCTTCTTATTATTTTTGAGCTGGAAGAATCATATAACATTGCAAAATTAACCAAGATTGCAAATATTTTAAACCTTACTCCGGGGGCAGTCAATGATGAGCTTAAGAGATTGGAAAGGCAGAGATTAATAACTAAAGTGCCATATGTGGGTGTTAAACTGACAGACAAAGGATTAAAACGTGCAGTTCCACTAATAAGAAAGCATAGAATTGCAGAATCTTTAGTTTTTGATATACTTAAAGTTCCATGGAAAGATGCTCATAACATGGTCAAAAAGCTGGAGCATGGCATATCTGACGATCTAGAACCATATATTCTGGGAAAGCTCAAAACCACAGAAACTTGCCCGCACGGCAATCCGATACCATCCGCATCAAAACCATTTTCTCTATCAAACGAGCCGGCAATAAATGAAATTGAAGCAGGCAATAAAATTAAGGTGAAAAGAATAGTGTTTGAAGAGCCGCCAGTATTAGAGTATCTGGATTCTATAAAATTAAGGCCTGGAAACATTTATGAAATTGTCAAGTCTGATAAAAAAGGAGTAACTATCAAAGATGTTAGAGGTAATGACCATTTTCTGGATCTTTCGATAGCAAGGGTAATAAAGTGTGAAATTCTATGA
- a CDS encoding divalent metal cation transporter: protein MNPITKKRLLFLLYFLGPGWVAMMADVDAPSVFTGIVAGAEFKFAFISFLLILIIPLYLYQEAVARIGILTKKGLAELIKEKYGKGWSLSVVSTMFFINMLSYVAEFAGISAAGLIFGVPIAVSIIVVILGHAFIVITGSYKKVENILIFISLLLFIFIITAITTRPNVTEIATSLFSFNQFHNISFVTMILGLIGAVIMPWMLFYQQAAVVDKHLNIIDLKHERHETFIGAVISEVLMIAIVITAAMTIYGKYQNIGIMNLAHLIIPLAGSFSPYLFAIGIIAAGFLAGVVVSLSSAWSISEYFGWTHSLNTAPLKAKKFYFIYLVEILPAALVPIFYNDLINIIIDVMVLNAIILPILIVFIILISSNKNVMHEFVNRLWRSVLMWLFTAVIIISTVIYIILSL, encoded by the coding sequence ATGAATCCCATTACCAAAAAAAGACTGTTATTCCTGCTTTATTTTCTAGGTCCTGGCTGGGTAGCAATGATGGCTGATGTAGATGCACCAAGCGTGTTTACTGGCATTGTAGCAGGTGCTGAGTTCAAGTTTGCATTTATATCATTTTTATTAATTTTGATTATACCTTTGTATCTGTACCAGGAGGCGGTCGCAAGAATCGGAATACTGACCAAAAAAGGATTGGCAGAATTGATCAAGGAGAAATATGGAAAAGGCTGGTCTTTGTCTGTAGTAAGTACTATGTTTTTTATAAATATGTTATCGTATGTTGCTGAATTTGCAGGAATAAGCGCTGCAGGACTGATTTTCGGAGTGCCTATTGCAGTGTCCATAATAGTGGTGATTCTGGGGCATGCATTTATTGTGATCACTGGAAGTTATAAGAAAGTAGAAAACATATTGATATTCATATCGCTGCTGTTATTTATATTTATTATTACTGCGATTACAACCAGACCAAACGTTACGGAAATAGCAACAAGCTTGTTCAGTTTCAACCAGTTTCATAACATCAGCTTTGTTACAATGATCCTGGGATTGATAGGCGCCGTGATAATGCCATGGATGCTATTTTATCAGCAGGCTGCAGTGGTAGACAAGCATTTGAACATAATAGATCTGAAACATGAAAGACACGAGACCTTTATAGGCGCAGTAATAAGTGAGGTGTTGATGATCGCGATTGTTATTACTGCGGCAATGACTATCTATGGCAAATATCAGAATATAGGGATAATGAATCTGGCTCATCTGATCATACCGCTGGCTGGATCATTCTCTCCGTATTTGTTTGCCATTGGAATAATAGCTGCCGGATTTCTTGCGGGAGTGGTGGTTTCTCTGTCATCAGCATGGAGCATAAGCGAATATTTTGGATGGACTCACAGCCTTAATACTGCACCGCTAAAAGCTAAAAAATTTTATTTTATATATCTTGTCGAAATTTTGCCTGCGGCGTTAGTTCCTATTTTTTACAATGATCTAATCAATATTATTATAGACGTAATGGTTCTGAACGCCATAATTTTGCCGATATTAATCGTTTTTATAATCTTGATCAGCAGTAACAAGAATGTTATGCACGAGTTTGTGAACAGGTTGTGGAGATCGGTCCTGATGTGGTTATTTACTGCAGTGATTATCATAAGTACAGTTATATATATTATATTGTCTTTATAG
- a CDS encoding glycosyltransferase family protein, which translates to MKIAFGVCAIGLGHASRSIPLIKKLGNEGHEITIFSYGRALELLKKEVSAKFIEFRDYPLEFTSNPDLFFLNLLLDSPLLVTSLFTEHELFLKYHAKEKYDLIISDNRYGIFAKDAPSFLITHQLRILNPYRLKLLEAGSMLYNRFFANRFKYIIVPDLEQHSLSGDLSHNLRFLDPKKIKYIGPISFISKKSVNKDIDLLVSISGPEPHRSIFEKLVLEQLEDLKVNYFVTLGKPEEQNNKENIRSYLSFEERESVFNRAKIFITRSGYSTIMDLYMIDGKALFVPTPMQPEQEYLAQYFTQQNLFYSVPQKNLDLERDLKIASGYKGFENTNYEPDTSVRRFLDIVFGD; encoded by the coding sequence ATGAAAATAGCGTTTGGAGTTTGTGCAATAGGGCTTGGACATGCAAGTAGATCCATACCGCTAATTAAAAAACTGGGCAATGAAGGGCATGAGATCACGATATTCAGTTATGGCAGAGCTTTGGAGCTTTTGAAAAAAGAGGTATCTGCAAAGTTTATAGAGTTTCGAGATTATCCATTGGAGTTTACCAGCAACCCAGACCTTTTTTTCCTTAATCTTCTTTTAGATTCACCGCTTCTGGTAACTTCGTTGTTTACAGAGCACGAACTGTTTTTAAAGTATCATGCAAAAGAAAAATATGATCTGATCATCTCCGATAATAGATATGGTATATTTGCTAAAGACGCACCTTCATTTTTAATAACCCATCAATTAAGAATATTAAATCCATATCGATTAAAGTTGCTTGAGGCTGGATCAATGTTATATAACAGATTTTTTGCGAATAGGTTCAAATACATTATAGTTCCAGACTTAGAGCAACATTCTCTATCTGGAGATCTTTCACATAATCTGAGATTCTTAGATCCTAAAAAAATAAAATATATAGGCCCAATATCATTCATATCAAAAAAGAGCGTAAATAAAGACATTGATCTATTAGTTTCAATATCTGGACCTGAACCACATCGATCGATATTTGAAAAACTGGTGTTAGAACAGCTTGAAGATCTTAAAGTCAATTATTTTGTTACTCTCGGTAAACCTGAAGAGCAAAACAACAAAGAAAATATCAGATCATACTTGAGTTTCGAAGAACGAGAATCGGTTTTTAACCGGGCAAAAATATTTATAACGAGATCTGGATATTCCACCATAATGGATTTATATATGATTGATGGAAAAGCACTTTTTGTACCTACTCCCATGCAGCCAGAACAAGAGTATCTAGCACAATATTTTACGCAACAAAACCTGTTTTATTCAGTACCCCAAAAAAATTTGGATCTGGAGAGAGACCTTAAAATTGCAAGCGGATATAAAGGCTTTGAAAACACTAATTATGAGCCTGATACATCAGTTCGTAGATTTTTGGACATAGTATTCGGAGACTGA
- a CDS encoding flippase-like domain-containing protein, whose amino-acid sequence MERKNIKYLVISIVISLVAIVILLSGTFNVKSFEYLLRINLYFVLLALLLHFLYFMFWAARIKVMSGSLNMRLKYSDSLKIVLVNIFAATVTPTNVGGEPVRIKMLMDKGFTGGDATGLVVSERVMDAIFLLSIAPLLFFIYSSYKNMVIIYFIYGSILILILLIILFLLLALRFNYFYRKMHKLEGVLKIFIKKEDKRKKLISTLKEEYINFHYSVNNLFVKNRKRSILVYFITAGMWLSDFLIFSIILLAFGLNPIWIYSIFAQILIVFISMLPISPGGSGVVEFSAAIIYAVQIPAYMIGIVILIWRLIVFYFNIAIGAVFTAHYFSTDPKKKKS is encoded by the coding sequence ATGGAGAGAAAAAATATTAAGTATCTAGTGATCTCGATAGTAATAAGTTTGGTAGCCATAGTGATATTACTTTCCGGTACTTTTAACGTCAAATCTTTTGAGTATCTGCTGAGAATAAACCTTTATTTTGTATTATTGGCACTGTTGCTCCATTTCTTGTATTTTATGTTCTGGGCAGCAAGGATAAAAGTGATGAGCGGGTCATTGAACATGAGGCTCAAGTATTCAGATTCTCTGAAAATAGTTCTGGTGAACATATTTGCAGCCACAGTCACGCCCACAAACGTTGGCGGAGAGCCTGTAAGGATAAAGATGTTGATGGACAAAGGGTTCACTGGCGGAGATGCGACGGGGCTGGTGGTGAGCGAGAGGGTTATGGATGCGATATTTTTGCTTTCGATAGCTCCACTGTTGTTTTTTATATACAGCAGTTATAAAAACATGGTGATTATCTATTTTATATACGGATCCATATTAATTTTGATTCTGCTTATAATACTGTTCTTGCTGCTAGCGTTAAGGTTCAATTATTTTTACAGAAAGATGCATAAACTGGAAGGTGTGCTTAAGATATTCATAAAGAAAGAAGATAAGCGAAAAAAACTAATAAGCACATTAAAAGAAGAGTATATCAACTTTCATTATTCAGTCAACAACCTTTTTGTGAAAAACAGAAAGCGCTCAATATTAGTTTATTTTATAACTGCAGGGATGTGGCTGAGCGACTTTCTAATATTCTCAATAATACTATTGGCATTTGGGTTGAACCCGATTTGGATATACTCTATATTTGCACAGATATTAATAGTGTTCATATCCATGCTTCCGATAAGTCCCGGAGGAAGTGGAGTGGTAGAGTTTTCTGCAGCCATTATTTATGCGGTGCAGATTCCGGCGTACATGATAGGCATAGTGATACTGATATGGAGACTGATAGTGTTCTATTTTAACATAGCAATTGGTGCAGTATTTACAGCCCATTACTTTTCAACAGATCCCAAAAAAAAGAAAAGTTAA
- a CDS encoding adenosine-specific kinase has protein sequence MKFELINIKKPQKDTNVIIGTSHFIKSVEDIYEALITAMPNIAFAVAFCEASTDRLVRFEGTDKELIKYAIDNAVEIGSGHSFVIMLKDAYPINVLNRLRKVDEVLNIFAATSNDLQVLVVESEQGRGIAGVIDGEPPVGIEKVADKKKRKKLLRDIGYKF, from the coding sequence ATGAAATTTGAACTGATAAACATAAAAAAACCTCAAAAAGATACAAACGTTATAATCGGCACATCTCATTTTATCAAAAGCGTTGAAGATATCTATGAGGCACTGATAACAGCCATGCCAAACATAGCTTTTGCAGTAGCTTTTTGCGAGGCTTCTACTGACAGACTTGTAAGATTTGAGGGTACTGACAAAGAGCTTATAAAATATGCAATAGATAACGCTGTAGAGATAGGCTCAGGGCATTCATTTGTTATAATGCTAAAAGATGCTTATCCCATAAACGTGCTGAACAGGTTGAGAAAAGTTGATGAGGTTCTGAATATATTTGCAGCCACGTCCAACGATCTGCAGGTGCTGGTGGTAGAGTCGGAGCAGGGCAGGGGTATTGCAGGAGTGATTGACGGTGAGCCGCCCGTGGGCATTGAAAAAGTTGCAGATAAAAAAAAGAGAAAGAAGCTATTGAGGGATATTGGATATAAGTTCTGA